One segment of Dolichospermum sp. DET69 DNA contains the following:
- a CDS encoding chemotaxis protein CheW, protein MLMLLFYVSKDLYALESSRVVEVIPRVALRKVHHVPEYVAGLFNYRGKIVPVIDLCHLIRGTSSRLCLSTRIIMVSYPNQHDRQQYLGLIAEKITETLNKPETAFVDSGIRVKEAPYLGGMLMDEKGIIQRIHLEQLFADVQNTYLLTGGENYINDLSRN, encoded by the coding sequence ATGTTAATGCTGCTTTTCTACGTTAGTAAAGATTTATATGCTCTCGAAAGTTCCCGTGTGGTGGAAGTTATACCCAGAGTGGCGTTAAGAAAAGTACATCATGTCCCGGAATATGTCGCTGGTTTGTTTAATTACCGGGGTAAAATTGTTCCAGTTATAGATTTGTGTCATTTAATTCGTGGTACATCTAGCCGTCTTTGTCTAAGTACGCGGATTATTATGGTAAGCTACCCTAATCAGCATGATAGACAGCAATACTTAGGATTAATTGCTGAAAAGATTACAGAAACTTTAAATAAACCAGAAACCGCTTTTGTAGATTCTGGTATTCGTGTAAAAGAAGCACCATATTTAGGTGGAATGCTGATGGATGAAAAAGGGATCATTCAGCGTATTCATTTAGAACAATTATTTGCTGATGTCCAAAATACTTACTTGTTAACAGGAGGAGAAAATTATATAAATGATCTGTCCAGAAATTGA
- a CDS encoding methyl-accepting chemotaxis protein codes for MLKNLSLQTRLASAFLFIGLIVFIVGIIGWSGSNRMTGSIKTFADKTFPSTVSLWKINEAQSRVLAFQNLLLSPLISIEQGQKEVAKLKMALQDIKEGFEEYNKLPRDSEEDRIYKTVLTAWDKWSADNEQLLQLNDQYGSYGVNNPRKVQLLLSQQGKANTPEFSKAEAAIGMKDKMLNFSTTALASSYSAADEIEMKLLEYNTNLAQKTAKEAAADSDQTNFWILLCLIIGPMTAVVFGVIFTEPLARNINELVKISKSIASGDLTTQIQPAGSQDEIGKLQNAFYMMNKDLNALIRRIQHSGVQITTSSTQIAASGKQLEATVTEQLASTNEVAATAQEIAATSRNLVKMMEQVADMTKQTAVGASESRDELQEMENTMRELTEATNSITSKLGIMNKKAGNINNVVITITKVADQTSILSLNAAIEAEKAGEYGAGFAVVAREIRRLANQTAVATLEIEQIVKDMQSAVSVGVMEMDKFNNSVTNSVKQVNKISNQIGKVINQVESLPPQFIQVSESMEEQSQGATQISEAMEQLTDASQQTVDALRETNGALEQLEEAAQLLRSEISHFQVKN; via the coding sequence ATGCTAAAGAATTTGAGCCTACAGACACGGTTAGCTAGTGCATTTTTATTTATCGGTTTAATTGTTTTCATCGTGGGCATTATCGGGTGGAGTGGTTCTAACCGGATGACTGGATCTATTAAAACATTCGCGGATAAAACATTTCCCAGTACCGTTAGTTTATGGAAAATTAATGAGGCACAAAGTAGAGTCCTAGCATTTCAGAATCTCTTACTTTCGCCATTGATAAGTATTGAGCAAGGACAAAAAGAAGTTGCCAAACTTAAAATGGCTTTGCAGGATATTAAAGAGGGATTTGAGGAATACAACAAGTTACCTCGTGACTCAGAAGAAGACCGAATTTACAAAACAGTTTTAACAGCATGGGATAAATGGTCAGCGGATAATGAGCAGCTTTTACAATTGAATGACCAATATGGAAGCTATGGGGTAAATAACCCTAGAAAAGTGCAGTTATTGTTATCACAACAAGGGAAAGCTAACACACCTGAATTTAGTAAAGCTGAAGCTGCTATTGGAATGAAGGATAAAATGCTGAATTTTTCAACTACCGCATTAGCATCTAGCTATAGTGCGGCAGATGAGATAGAAATGAAACTACTGGAATATAATACTAATTTAGCACAAAAAACTGCAAAAGAAGCAGCGGCTGACTCAGATCAAACTAATTTCTGGATATTATTATGCTTAATAATTGGTCCAATGACTGCTGTTGTTTTTGGGGTTATTTTTACTGAGCCACTGGCTCGCAATATTAATGAATTAGTCAAAATTTCTAAGTCTATAGCTAGTGGTGATTTAACCACTCAAATTCAGCCAGCAGGTAGTCAAGATGAAATTGGCAAATTACAAAATGCCTTTTATATGATGAACAAGGATTTAAATGCCTTGATTCGCCGTATTCAGCATTCAGGGGTACAAATTACAACTTCTAGTACACAAATTGCCGCTTCTGGAAAACAATTAGAAGCTACAGTTACCGAACAATTAGCTTCTACAAATGAAGTTGCTGCTACTGCTCAAGAAATTGCTGCTACCTCTAGAAATTTAGTAAAAATGATGGAGCAAGTGGCAGATATGACAAAACAAACTGCTGTTGGTGCAAGTGAAAGCCGTGACGAATTACAAGAAATGGAAAATACCATGCGGGAATTAACAGAAGCTACAAATTCTATTACTTCCAAATTAGGAATAATGAATAAAAAAGCAGGCAATATTAATAATGTTGTTATCACCATTACTAAAGTTGCTGATCAAACCAGTATTTTGTCACTAAATGCCGCCATAGAAGCGGAAAAAGCGGGAGAATATGGGGCAGGTTTTGCAGTCGTAGCTAGAGAAATTCGCCGATTAGCAAATCAAACTGCTGTCGCAACTTTGGAAATTGAGCAAATAGTGAAAGATATGCAATCGGCTGTTTCTGTAGGGGTGATGGAAATGGATAAATTCAATAATTCTGTGACTAATAGTGTTAAACAGGTAAACAAAATTAGTAACCAAATTGGTAAAGTTATTAATCAAGTGGAAAGTTTACCACCGCAGTTTATCCAAGTAAGTGAAAGTATGGAAGAACAGTCTCAGGGAGCAACACAAATTAGTGAAGCAATGGAGCAATTAACAGATGCTTCCCAGCAAACTGTTGATGCTTTGAGAGAAACTAATGGTGCTTTGGAACAATTGGAAGAAGCAGCACAATTATTACGCTCAGAAATTTCACATTTTCAAGTCAAAAATTAG
- a CDS encoding chemotaxis response regulator protein-glutamate methylesterase, translated as MKIAIVNDTLVALNTLRRIIQSVPDYEIIWAAKNGKEAINKCQENLPDLILMDLIMPVMDGVAATQHIMKSSPCAILIVTRSTKDNISQVYEAMGYGALDVVNTPVMDTGKYADMTDKLLNKIAIIAKLIKKSSTPRKITSKRQNPIFTSLELVAIGSSTGGPKALATILSKLPTNFNAAIAIVQHVDGHFSSGFADWLNQQTPLPVRLAVPGDRLQKGTVLVAGTNDHLCLQPDLTLAYTKNPIDYPYRPSVDVFFHSLAQHWQKKATAILLTGMGKDGAEGLNALKLQGWHTIAQNQESCIVYGMPKAAVELNAAVQVLSLEGIAANLQQFLNK; from the coding sequence ATGAAAATTGCCATTGTTAATGATACACTTGTCGCTCTCAACACACTACGGCGCATTATCCAATCTGTTCCAGACTATGAAATAATTTGGGCTGCCAAGAATGGTAAGGAAGCAATTAATAAATGTCAGGAAAATCTTCCTGATTTAATATTAATGGATTTGATTATGCCTGTAATGGATGGAGTTGCAGCAACCCAACATATTATGAAATCTTCTCCTTGTGCGATTCTTATTGTCACTAGAAGTACAAAAGATAATATTTCTCAAGTTTATGAAGCAATGGGTTATGGGGCTTTAGATGTTGTTAATACTCCAGTAATGGATACAGGAAAATATGCAGATATGACTGATAAATTACTCAATAAAATAGCTATAATTGCCAAGTTAATTAAAAAGAGTTCAACACCCAGGAAAATAACATCAAAACGTCAAAATCCAATATTTACATCACTGGAATTAGTGGCAATTGGTTCTTCCACTGGAGGTCCCAAAGCACTGGCAACAATCTTATCAAAACTACCAACTAATTTTAATGCTGCGATCGCTATTGTGCAGCACGTTGATGGCCATTTTTCTAGCGGTTTTGCCGACTGGTTAAATCAGCAAACACCTTTACCTGTAAGATTAGCAGTACCAGGCGATCGCTTGCAAAAAGGTACGGTTTTAGTAGCAGGAACAAATGATCACCTCTGTTTACAACCAGATTTAACCTTAGCCTATACAAAAAATCCTATTGATTATCCTTATCGTCCTTCTGTTGATGTATTTTTTCACAGTCTTGCCCAACATTGGCAGAAGAAAGCAACGGCAATTTTACTCACAGGTATGGGTAAAGATGGCGCAGAAGGATTAAATGCTTTAAAACTCCAAGGTTGGCATACAATTGCCCAAAATCAAGAAAGTTGTATTGTCTACGGAATGCCCAAAGCTGCGGTTGAATTAAATGCTGCTGTTCAGGTATTATCTTTAGAGGGTATAGCTGCCAATTTACAACAATTTTTAAATAAGTAA
- a CDS encoding methyl-accepting chemotaxis protein, translated as MLKNLSLQARLVTGFLFIGSIVLIVCILSLCVNARISYAINSLSVNTIPSISGLWKVNEGQTQIESSERALLNDQLTLVERNAETTRIKQAWEQIDKGFKEYEPTPKDDDEKKLYTDFQSRWDEWKKNHERFLQMNQQFESLGILNPVGKQLELIELNQANSPEIGLAKRANAFLTQLRQKAKNNRPSFEAATKLLLEDIQLNEKFGIETYKEGQKDAATGSFFLLLSLIVAPTTAVIFGFAFSKPIVQKVNELLNVSKSIANSSSVGQMQSSDGQDEIGKLQTAFYTVASKIGELVNIAQKISSGDLTTTIQATDSQDEISKLQNAFYMMNKDLNALIRRIQHSGVQITTSSTQIAASGKQLEATVTEQLASTNEVAATAQEIAATSRNLVKMMEQVADMTKQTAVGASESRDELQEMENTMRQLTEATNSITAKLGIINKKAGNINNVVITITKVADQTSILSLNAAIEAEKAGEYGAGFAVVAREIRRLANQTAVATLEIEQIVKDMQSAVSVGVMEMDKFNNSVTNSVKQVNKISNQIGKVINQVESLPPQFIQVSESMEEQSQGATQISEAMEQLTDASQQTVDALRETNGALEQLEEAAQLLRSEISHFHVKN; from the coding sequence ATGCTAAAGAATTTAAGCTTACAAGCTCGTTTAGTCACTGGATTTTTATTTATTGGTTCAATTGTTTTAATTGTATGTATACTCAGCTTGTGTGTGAATGCACGCATAAGTTACGCAATCAATAGTCTCAGTGTAAATACTATCCCCAGTATCTCAGGACTATGGAAAGTTAACGAAGGACAAACCCAGATAGAATCGTCAGAACGAGCCTTACTCAATGATCAACTCACCCTGGTAGAAAGAAATGCCGAAACAACAAGAATTAAACAAGCTTGGGAACAAATTGATAAAGGATTTAAGGAATACGAACCAACACCTAAAGATGATGACGAAAAAAAATTATATACTGATTTTCAGAGTCGTTGGGATGAATGGAAAAAGAATCATGAAAGATTCCTGCAAATGAATCAACAGTTTGAAAGCTTGGGTATTCTCAATCCCGTAGGTAAGCAACTGGAATTAATCGAACTCAATCAAGCCAATAGTCCAGAAATAGGATTAGCTAAACGAGCAAATGCTTTTTTAACACAGTTAAGACAAAAAGCTAAAAATAACCGCCCCTCATTTGAAGCCGCTACAAAATTACTTCTTGAAGATATTCAACTGAATGAAAAATTTGGGATTGAAACTTATAAAGAAGGGCAAAAAGATGCAGCTACTGGTTCATTTTTCTTGTTACTTTCTTTAATAGTTGCTCCTACCACTGCTGTGATATTTGGGTTTGCTTTTAGTAAACCAATTGTTCAAAAGGTGAATGAATTACTCAATGTTTCTAAATCTATAGCTAATAGTAGTTCTGTCGGACAGATGCAATCATCTGATGGACAAGATGAAATTGGTAAACTACAAACTGCTTTTTACACGGTTGCATCTAAAATTGGTGAATTAGTAAATATTGCCCAAAAAATATCTAGTGGTGATTTAACAACAACAATTCAAGCAACAGATAGTCAAGATGAAATTAGCAAATTACAAAATGCCTTTTATATGATGAACAAGGATTTAAATGCCTTGATTCGCCGTATTCAGCATTCAGGGGTACAAATTACAACTTCTAGTACACAAATTGCCGCTTCTGGGAAACAATTAGAAGCTACAGTTACCGAACAATTAGCTTCTACAAATGAAGTTGCTGCTACTGCTCAAGAAATTGCTGCTACCTCTAGAAATTTAGTAAAAATGATGGAGCAAGTGGCAGATATGACAAAACAAACTGCTGTTGGTGCAAGTGAAAGCCGTGACGAATTACAAGAAATGGAAAATACCATGCGGCAATTAACAGAAGCTACAAATTCTATTACTGCCAAATTAGGAATAATAAATAAAAAAGCAGGCAATATTAATAATGTTGTTATCACCATTACTAAAGTTGCTGATCAAACCAGTATTTTGTCACTAAATGCCGCCATAGAAGCGGAAAAAGCGGGAGAATATGGGGCAGGTTTTGCAGTCGTAGCTAGAGAAATTCGCCGATTAGCAAATCAAACTGCTGTCGCAACTTTGGAAATTGAGCAAATAGTGAAAGATATGCAATCGGCTGTTTCTGTAGGGGTGATGGAAATGGATAAATTCAATAATTCTGTGACTAATAGTGTTAAACAGGTAAACAAAATTAGTAACCAAATTGGTAAAGTTATTAATCAAGTGGAAAGTTTACCACCGCAGTTTATCCAAGTAAGTGAAAGTATGGAAGAACAGTCTCAGGGAGCAACACAAATTAGTGAAGCAATGGAGCAATTAACAGATGCTTCCCAGCAAACTGTTGATGCTTTGAGAGAAACTAATGGTGCTTTGGAACAATTGGAAGAAGCAGCACAATTATTACGCTCAGAAATTTCACATTTTCATGTTAAAAATTAA
- a CDS encoding chemotaxis protein CheW, whose amino-acid sequence MKESSYISNGKESDETILNIVNSEQPVFNDCWNQIGVKGDRTCSELKTVIHCYECSVYAAVGDSLLEREPPADYLENWINILEEPSANPDIYDSNEAIIRTAEAISIIIFQLGNEKLALPVRMMQEVTHPCIIQPLPHRSNELFLGLVNIRGETLLCASLDHLLHIQINQDIVHKKPNQETNSTVKPINPQRMIVAGQGEDKWVFPVDEVHGIFRFHLNELQDAPVVITKSEEGYTKGIVYWEGKKVNYLDSDLLFYTLNNKIL is encoded by the coding sequence ATGAAAGAATCTAGTTATATCAGCAATGGCAAAGAAAGCGATGAGACAATATTAAATATTGTCAATAGTGAACAGCCAGTTTTCAATGATTGCTGGAATCAAATTGGCGTTAAGGGCGATCGCACTTGTAGCGAGTTGAAAACCGTAATTCATTGCTATGAATGTTCAGTTTATGCGGCAGTGGGGGATAGTCTCTTGGAAAGAGAACCACCAGCAGACTATCTCGAAAACTGGATAAATATTCTGGAAGAACCATCTGCAAATCCTGATATTTACGACAGTAATGAAGCAATTATTCGCACTGCTGAGGCAATTTCTATCATTATCTTTCAATTAGGAAATGAGAAATTAGCCTTACCAGTCAGAATGATGCAAGAAGTGACCCATCCTTGCATCATTCAACCTCTACCCCATCGCAGCAATGAATTATTTTTAGGTTTGGTAAACATTCGTGGAGAAACCTTACTTTGTGCTTCTCTGGATCATCTTTTACATATCCAAATAAATCAGGATATTGTCCACAAAAAACCAAATCAAGAAACTAATTCCACCGTTAAACCAATTAATCCGCAACGGATGATTGTCGCTGGACAAGGAGAAGATAAATGGGTGTTTCCAGTAGATGAAGTACATGGAATTTTCCGCTTTCATCTCAACGAATTACAAGATGCACCGGTTGTAATTACCAAATCCGAAGAAGGTTATACCAAAGGAATAGTTTATTGGGAAGGTAAGAAAGTAAATTATCTTGATTCTGATTTATTGTTTTATACCCTTAATAACAAGATTTTGTAA
- a CDS encoding response regulator, with the protein MSNYTILELFRQQVETSVATLKQCLPTLKNQPCSQNEIEQAIQAAHSLWGTTSIMEIEKAANLVQLMKDCFIAVQQQSINLKEEEIETLLHASDLLLSISKAAEGNLDTWITDHAWDWNTTQETIANLIDRKQVTGDREQVTDNSLPTYPTPPTIPSSIELPEMSNEGDSMMDLFRLEAEAQVTILNNGLLVIENKPQSAQELEALMRAAHSIKGAARIVGLDGVVELAHVMEDCFVAAQAKTITLSPDDVDVLLQGVDLLQNISQLNDAELPGWLGQHQADFSNIRDDVAAILQPGGRKQRVNTAFDTNAQIVTPQSPVPNSQSPVPSPQSPIPSPQSPIPSPQSPIPSPQSPIPSPQSPVPNSQSPVPSPQSLVPSPQSQLAARGGENTNTVNNQDRVVRVSADNLNRIMGLAGESLIEANWLQPFADSMMSLKSRMLDISRSLEQLQESIEQNLYEEEGKEYLVQARQQKQECIDYIGDRLNELELYVRRTASLSDRLYREVINSHMRPFEDGLQSFPRMIRDLARNLNKQVKLEIIGKSTPVDRDILKKLEAPLTHILRNAVDHGLELPEERIAAGKSPEGTIRLEAFHRGGMLAITISDDGKGIDRDQLRQKIINKNLVTTDMAAQLSDAELMEFLFLPGFSTAKQVTEISGRGVGLDIAKSMAQDVGGTVRANSQFGKGTSFHFQLPLTLSVVRTLLVEISGKPYAIPLARIDQIVTLERDEITDVENRQYFTMNDQNIGLIAANQVLELPAQKQQNVPVFIVVISDQNSTYGLVVDKFLGERDLVVRPLDPRLGKVPDISATALLGDGSPILIIDVSDMVRSMNAILKGGNLSKVMMQAELESVTRHRRILVVDDSITVREMERKLLENRGYQVDTAVNGVEGWNAVRTNEYDLVISDIDMPRMNGIELVKQIKNNPRLNYLPVIIISYRDREEDRIQGLEAGADYYLTKSSFHDDTLINAVIDLIGN; encoded by the coding sequence ATGAGCAACTACACCATATTAGAACTGTTTCGTCAGCAAGTAGAAACTAGCGTTGCTACCCTGAAACAATGTCTTCCTACATTGAAAAATCAGCCGTGTTCCCAAAATGAAATTGAGCAAGCAATACAAGCGGCTCATTCCCTTTGGGGAACTACCAGCATTATGGAAATAGAAAAAGCTGCCAATTTAGTGCAGTTAATGAAAGATTGCTTTATTGCTGTTCAGCAACAAAGCATTAATTTAAAAGAAGAAGAAATTGAAACCTTACTTCATGCTAGTGATTTACTTTTGAGTATTAGTAAAGCGGCTGAAGGTAATTTAGATACATGGATAACAGACCATGCTTGGGATTGGAATACTACTCAGGAAACTATTGCTAATTTAATAGATAGGAAACAGGTGACAGGTGACAGGGAGCAGGTAACAGATAATTCTCTTCCTACCTACCCCACTCCCCCCACTATCCCTAGCTCTATCGAACTACCAGAAATGAGTAATGAAGGTGATTCGATGATGGATTTATTTAGGTTGGAGGCTGAAGCGCAAGTTACTATCCTAAATAATGGATTGCTGGTGATAGAAAACAAGCCTCAATCAGCACAGGAATTAGAAGCTTTGATGCGGGCGGCTCATTCGATCAAAGGGGCTGCGAGAATTGTTGGGTTAGATGGGGTGGTAGAATTAGCCCACGTCATGGAAGATTGTTTTGTAGCGGCTCAAGCCAAAACCATTACTTTAAGTCCCGATGATGTGGATGTGTTACTACAAGGGGTAGACTTGCTGCAAAATATTAGTCAACTAAATGATGCGGAATTACCAGGTTGGTTAGGACAACATCAAGCCGATTTCAGCAATATCCGTGATGATGTGGCAGCAATTTTACAGCCGGGGGGTAGAAAGCAAAGGGTAAACACTGCTTTTGACACCAATGCACAGATAGTTACTCCCCAGTCCCCAGTCCCCAATTCCCAGTCCCCAGTCCCCAGTCCCCAGTCCCCAATTCCCAGTCCCCAATCCCCAATTCCCAGTCCCCAGTCCCCAATTCCCAGTCCCCAATCCCCAATTCCCAGTCCCCAGTCCCCAGTCCCCAATTCCCAGTCCCCAGTCCCCAGTCCCCAGTCCCTAGTCCCTAGTCCCCAATCCCAACTGGCTGCTCGTGGGGGAGAAAATACTAATACTGTCAATAATCAAGATCGTGTTGTGCGGGTAAGTGCTGATAATTTAAATCGGATCATGGGTTTAGCGGGTGAATCACTGATTGAGGCTAACTGGTTACAACCTTTTGCGGATTCAATGATGTCGCTCAAATCTCGGATGTTAGATATTTCCCGGAGTTTGGAACAATTACAGGAGTCAATTGAGCAGAATTTATATGAGGAAGAGGGTAAAGAATATTTGGTGCAAGCCAGACAACAAAAACAAGAATGTATTGATTATATAGGCGATCGCTTGAATGAATTAGAGTTATATGTGCGTCGTACTGCTAGTTTATCAGACCGTCTTTATCGGGAAGTAATTAATTCCCACATGAGACCTTTTGAAGATGGTTTACAAAGTTTTCCGCGCATGATCCGAGATTTAGCACGAAATCTTAATAAACAAGTAAAATTAGAAATTATTGGTAAATCTACACCTGTTGATCGGGATATTCTCAAAAAATTAGAAGCACCTTTAACCCACATTCTCAGAAATGCTGTAGATCATGGATTGGAACTTCCAGAAGAACGCATTGCTGCGGGTAAATCTCCTGAAGGAACAATTCGTTTAGAAGCCTTTCATCGTGGAGGAATGTTAGCAATTACTATTAGCGATGATGGCAAAGGTATAGATCGTGACCAGTTACGGCAAAAAATCATCAATAAGAATTTAGTGACAACAGATATGGCTGCTCAACTTTCCGATGCAGAGTTGATGGAATTTCTGTTTTTACCTGGGTTTTCCACAGCTAAACAAGTTACAGAAATTTCTGGAAGAGGTGTGGGTTTGGATATTGCCAAAAGTATGGCACAAGATGTAGGCGGAACGGTACGCGCAAATTCTCAATTTGGCAAAGGAACAAGTTTTCATTTTCAACTTCCTCTTACTTTGTCGGTAGTTAGAACACTATTAGTAGAAATTTCTGGCAAACCCTATGCTATTCCTTTAGCGCGAATTGACCAAATCGTTACTTTAGAAAGAGACGAAATTACTGATGTAGAAAATCGCCAATATTTCACCATGAATGACCAAAATATTGGTTTAATAGCTGCTAATCAAGTTTTAGAATTACCAGCACAAAAACAGCAAAATGTCCCAGTTTTTATTGTTGTAATTAGTGACCAAAATAGCACCTATGGATTAGTAGTAGATAAGTTTTTAGGTGAGCGAGATTTAGTAGTTAGACCCCTAGATCCCCGCTTAGGCAAAGTTCCCGATATTAGTGCTACTGCTTTATTAGGAGATGGTTCACCCATTTTAATCATTGATGTTTCTGATATGGTACGTTCTATGAATGCCATTCTTAAAGGTGGAAATTTATCTAAGGTAATGATGCAAGCTGAGTTAGAAAGTGTCACTCGACATCGAAGAATTTTAGTAGTTGATGATTCCATTACTGTCAGAGAAATGGAACGCAAACTATTAGAAAATCGTGGTTATCAAGTGGATACTGCTGTTAATGGTGTGGAAGGTTGGAACGCAGTCAGAACCAATGAATATGATTTAGTAATTAGTGATATTGATATGCCTCGCATGAATGGCATTGAATTAGTTAAGCAAATTAAAAATAATCCGCGTTTAAATTATTTACCTGTGATTATTATTTCTTATCGTGACAGAGAAGAAGATAGAATTCAGGGTTTAGAAGCTGGGGCTGATTATTATTTAACTAAGAGTAGTTTTCATGACGATACTTTAATTAATGCAGTAATTGATTTAATTGGGAATTAG
- a CDS encoding methyltransferase domain-containing protein has translation MICPEIENLLRKKIGIDANIIGSRKIAKAMEIRRSLCGVGNVNDYLQILHTSTQEFDELVELIVVPETWFFRDSQPYHALIKYVRYQWLNKFHHSKLRLLSVPCSTGEEPYSLAMTLLDLGLKSTQFHIDAIDISKKSLDKAKKGIYGRNSFRGHNLEFQTRYFQPIGKEYQICDQVKNIVNFSQGNLLDSQFLLDRQSYDIIWCRNVLIYFDSLSRQTTLKSLNRLLKSEGLILVGASETGELANLGLEIIRLHGVFVGRKKLTNTENINLHDSKDNHRLTEYKKQLTPPIKTTQTHPNLLEKSQINNNQNIELPIFTKATERIYQNLDTILKLANEGNLTEAASQCQSYLSNNSTNAQAYLLLGEIYQAQKLELQAEECFQKAIYLDPKNPDALVHLILLKEERGDISKAKILRQRLQRIIVR, from the coding sequence ATGATCTGTCCAGAAATTGAGAACCTATTACGCAAAAAAATCGGCATTGATGCCAATATTATTGGTTCTAGAAAAATTGCTAAGGCAATGGAAATTCGTCGTTCTCTCTGCGGTGTTGGTAATGTAAATGATTATTTACAGATTTTACACACCTCAACCCAAGAATTTGATGAGTTAGTAGAATTGATAGTTGTTCCTGAAACTTGGTTTTTCCGCGATAGTCAACCTTATCATGCTCTGATCAAATATGTTCGTTATCAATGGTTAAATAAATTTCACCACAGTAAACTTCGCTTGTTAAGTGTTCCTTGTTCTACTGGAGAAGAACCTTATTCTCTGGCTATGACATTATTAGATTTAGGCTTAAAATCCACTCAGTTTCATATTGATGCAATTGATATTAGTAAAAAATCTTTAGATAAAGCGAAAAAAGGAATTTATGGACGCAATTCTTTTAGAGGACATAACTTAGAATTTCAAACCCGCTATTTTCAACCCATAGGTAAAGAATATCAAATATGTGATCAAGTAAAGAATATTGTCAACTTTAGTCAAGGTAATTTACTTGATTCGCAGTTTTTATTAGATAGACAATCTTATGATATTATTTGGTGTCGTAATGTTTTAATTTATTTTGATTCATTGTCTAGACAAACAACATTAAAAAGTTTAAATCGTTTATTAAAAAGCGAGGGCTTAATCTTAGTTGGGGCATCGGAAACCGGAGAATTAGCTAATTTAGGCTTAGAAATAATTCGGTTACATGGTGTATTTGTAGGACGAAAAAAACTCACAAATACAGAAAATATCAATTTACATGACTCTAAAGATAATCACAGGCTCACAGAGTATAAAAAACAGCTAACACCACCAATTAAAACCACACAAACACATCCGAATTTACTAGAAAAATCCCAAATCAATAACAACCAAAATATAGAATTGCCAATCTTTACAAAGGCAACAGAAAGAATTTATCAGAATTTAGATACAATTCTTAAATTAGCTAACGAAGGTAATTTAACAGAAGCTGCATCACAATGTCAAAGCTATTTATCCAATAATTCAACCAATGCACAAGCATATCTTTTACTTGGTGAGATTTATCAGGCTCAAAAACTAGAATTGCAAGCAGAAGAATGCTTCCAAAAAGCCATTTACCTTGATCCAAAAAATCCAGATGCTTTAGTACATTTAATTTTACTTAAAGAAGAAAGAGGAGATATAAGCAAAGCAAAAATTTTACGGCAAAGATTACAAAGAATAATTGTGAGATAA
- a CDS encoding ATP-binding cassette domain-containing protein, giving the protein MSTTSEIAVEFRNVSFEINHRPLLSNLNLNIYQGEALILLGRSGSGKTTTLKLINHLLLPTQGQVLVQNHPTTNWDAIKLRRRIGYVIQETGLFPHFTIAENVGLVPSLEKWPPQKIQNRVYEMLNLVGLEPEKFAQRYPHQLSGGQRQRVGVARALAADPPILLMDEPFGALDPITRLELQQQFQHLQQQLGKTVIFVTHDIQEAFFLATRIGLMCEGNLVVLGTRREFLQSQHPEAKAFLACLNIGNNWEELN; this is encoded by the coding sequence ATGTCTACAACATCAGAAATAGCAGTTGAGTTTCGTAATGTCAGTTTTGAAATTAATCATCGTCCCCTATTATCTAACTTAAATTTAAACATTTATCAAGGAGAAGCATTAATTTTATTAGGGCGTAGTGGTAGCGGGAAAACTACAACTTTAAAATTAATCAATCATTTACTTTTACCCACCCAAGGACAAGTTTTAGTCCAAAATCATCCTACAACTAACTGGGATGCCATTAAACTGAGAAGACGGATAGGTTACGTCATTCAAGAAACAGGTTTATTTCCTCATTTTACCATCGCGGAAAATGTCGGACTCGTTCCATCTTTAGAAAAATGGCCACCACAGAAAATTCAAAATAGAGTTTATGAAATGTTAAACTTAGTGGGATTAGAACCGGAAAAATTTGCTCAACGTTATCCCCATCAATTATCAGGAGGTCAACGTCAGCGAGTGGGAGTTGCTAGAGCTTTAGCCGCAGATCCACCTATCCTATTAATGGATGAACCTTTTGGCGCACTTGACCCAATTACCCGTTTAGAATTACAACAACAATTTCAACATTTACAACAACAATTAGGAAAAACCGTGATATTTGTCACCCATGATATTCAAGAAGCCTTCTTTTTAGCCACAAGAATTGGTTTAATGTGTGAAGGAAATTTAGTCGTATTAGGAACAAGAAGAGAATTTCTCCAATCTCAACATCCAGAAGCAAAAGCATTTTTAGCTTGTTTAAATATTGGTAACAATTGGGAAGAACTTAATTAA